One stretch of Sinomonas terrae DNA includes these proteins:
- a CDS encoding response regulator transcription factor codes for MKNTGPEAKLLVVDDEPNIRELLSTSLRFAGFEVIAASNGREALAAAEEQAPDLMVLDVMLPDMDGFTVTRKLRASGRYVPVLFLTAKDETEDKVQGLTVGGDDYVTKPFSLDEVVARIRAVLRRTQPILDDDAVIRVDDLELDDDAHEVRRGGMTIDLSPTEFKLLRYMMLNPNRVLSKSQILDHVWEYDFNGDASIVESYISYLRRKVDANGPSLIQTKRGVGYVLRTAEKR; via the coding sequence GTGAAGAACACGGGACCTGAAGCCAAGCTCCTCGTCGTGGACGACGAGCCCAACATCCGCGAACTGCTTTCGACCTCACTGCGCTTCGCAGGCTTCGAGGTCATCGCCGCGAGCAACGGCCGCGAAGCCCTCGCAGCCGCGGAGGAGCAGGCGCCCGATCTCATGGTGCTCGACGTCATGCTGCCGGACATGGACGGCTTCACAGTGACCCGCAAGCTCCGGGCGTCTGGCCGCTATGTCCCCGTCCTGTTCCTCACGGCCAAGGACGAGACCGAGGACAAGGTCCAGGGCCTCACCGTCGGCGGCGACGACTACGTCACGAAACCTTTCAGCCTCGACGAGGTCGTCGCGCGCATCCGCGCCGTCCTCCGGCGCACCCAGCCCATCCTCGACGACGACGCGGTCATCCGTGTCGACGACCTCGAGCTCGACGACGACGCGCACGAGGTCCGCCGCGGCGGCATGACCATCGACCTTTCCCCGACCGAGTTCAAACTCCTGCGCTACATGATGCTCAACCCGAACCGGGTCCTCTCGAAGTCGCAGATCCTCGACCACGTCTGGGAATACGACTTCAACGGTGACGCGTCGATCGTGGAGTCCTACATCTCGTACCTCCGGCGCAAGGTGGACGCGAATGGACCGAGCCTCATCCAGACCAAGCGCGGAGTCGGTTACGTCCTCAGGACTGCCGAAAAGCGGTAA